A genomic segment from Halobacteriovorax sp. DA5 encodes:
- a CDS encoding DUF6172 family protein, which yields MKKTFKLVDEKRSAERVADKIKFEVKKYIKRERRKELPEGSDFWDFDCRIGESAESAQAIHEKEINKKIDLLVSEKAESFYLEIMAKQARRNPRSKE from the coding sequence GTGAAGAAAACATTTAAATTAGTGGATGAAAAGCGCTCAGCTGAAAGAGTCGCAGATAAAATTAAATTTGAAGTAAAGAAGTATATTAAAAGAGAGCGTCGAAAAGAGTTGCCTGAAGGTTCTGACTTTTGGGATTTCGACTGTCGTATTGGTGAAAGTGCAGAATCTGCTCAAGCGATTCATGAAAAAGAAATCAACAAAAAGATTGATTTACTCGTGAGTGAAAAAGCTGAGTCATTCTATTTAGAAATTATGGCAAAACAAGCTCGCCGTAATCCTCGTTCAAAAGAATAG
- a CDS encoding methylglyoxal synthase produces the protein MKKKTIALVAHDSRKNDLIQWTLDHKDKLTNHNLCATGTTGRLLEEKLGINIHKYLSGPIGGDFQIGSAIVEDQVDMLIFFWDPLESMAHDPDIKALLRIATLYNIPMACNQTSADYFINSSLMDSEYERKLSVLNNYNQARKGIN, from the coding sequence ATGAAGAAAAAAACTATTGCCCTCGTGGCACACGATAGTAGAAAGAATGACCTAATCCAATGGACTTTAGATCACAAAGATAAACTAACTAATCATAATCTTTGTGCAACGGGAACAACTGGAAGACTTTTAGAAGAAAAATTAGGCATTAATATTCATAAGTACCTAAGTGGGCCTATTGGCGGAGACTTTCAAATTGGAAGTGCAATTGTTGAAGATCAAGTTGATATGCTTATTTTCTTTTGGGACCCATTAGAGTCAATGGCACACGATCCAGATATCAAGGCCTTGCTAAGAATTGCTACACTTTACAATATCCCAATGGCCTGCAATCAAACAAGCGCTGACTATTTCATCAACTCAAGTTTAATGGACTCTGAATATGAGAGAAAACTTTCTGTGCTCAATAATTACAATCAAGCACGAAAAGGAATTAATTAA
- a CDS encoding TrkA C-terminal domain-containing protein — protein sequence MLALLTLTIILFTSITIVKVATKILVLTGLSDEVARFQAKSALTGTGYTTSESESLVNHPLRRRVLSFLMTISNVGIISVISTAILSFVNIDTTVEGLSRFAVAITLFSIIIYITQSNFFNKWLNKKLKVYLGKLSNVELVDYANLLHLGDSFGIGEVYVSDNHWFANKTVRELSLPREGLIVLGVQVANGEYLGLPSKDYVITTGDTAILYGRADMLSEISTRTVDIGDTERKEAIEKLAEIRKEEKVREEEIVETREAS from the coding sequence ATGCTGGCCTTACTTACGTTAACGATCATTTTATTTACTTCAATAACCATTGTGAAAGTTGCCACAAAAATACTGGTATTGACGGGATTAAGTGATGAGGTGGCAAGATTTCAGGCAAAGTCAGCTCTTACTGGAACAGGATACACGACCAGTGAGTCTGAAAGTCTTGTTAATCATCCTTTGAGAAGGCGCGTTCTCAGTTTTCTAATGACTATTAGTAATGTAGGTATAATCTCTGTTATATCAACCGCTATTTTATCATTTGTTAATATCGATACAACAGTTGAAGGACTTAGTCGTTTTGCAGTTGCGATCACTCTTTTTTCAATAATTATATACATCACACAAAGCAATTTCTTTAATAAGTGGCTTAATAAGAAACTTAAAGTTTACTTAGGAAAACTATCAAATGTGGAACTCGTGGATTACGCAAATCTCCTACATCTTGGAGATAGTTTTGGTATTGGAGAAGTGTATGTTTCAGATAATCACTGGTTTGCTAATAAAACTGTAAGAGAGCTCTCACTTCCGAGAGAGGGACTTATTGTCCTCGGAGTGCAAGTTGCTAACGGAGAATACTTAGGACTTCCCTCAAAAGACTATGTCATAACGACTGGTGATACGGCCATTTTATACGGAAGAGCAGATATGCTTAGTGAGATAAGTACGAGAACAGTTGATATTGGTGATACAGAACGAAAAGAGGCCATCGAAAAATTAGCAGAAATTCGAAAAGAAGAAAAAGTTAGAGAAGAGGAAATTGTTGAAACCCGTGAAGCAAGCTAA
- a CDS encoding NnrS family protein has protein sequence MGLRALFSISFRPFFLMAGLMAALNPIIWVLSYLGHIDVPLNSLDTIFWHSHEMLFGFCGALIAGFLLTASANWTGSRPYQGKWLAFLLLIWGLERLAYFIPLGPSSLLINLNLFFPILLIMLLVKLWHFPKQKFVFIPLLLGFSLSSFLHTWGNLFQEAVVADYGRDLAIGLIRFIILLIAGRVIPFFSRSKISNISIDVPNWLNLLSLASVLMLAVLWNQDNLSAINLAILIIAIVSNCFRQYLWRPLATISIPILFILHIGIALINLELILRFVGIFNMRVNETNAALHLLLAGGLAVVAIGIMTRVSLGHTGRSIQADTWTKLSYLLIIIGALTRSLIPIISLQYYFTSLYVAVLFWCGGFAIFLLKYFKILIAPRPDGREY, from the coding sequence ATGGGATTAAGAGCACTATTTTCAATCAGTTTTAGGCCATTTTTTCTTATGGCCGGATTAATGGCGGCCCTTAATCCCATTATTTGGGTTCTTTCTTATCTTGGGCACATCGATGTACCACTGAACTCGCTTGATACGATATTTTGGCACTCGCATGAAATGCTCTTTGGTTTTTGTGGTGCCTTGATCGCTGGATTTTTGTTAACAGCAAGTGCTAATTGGACTGGTTCTAGGCCTTATCAAGGAAAGTGGTTGGCTTTCTTACTTCTCATTTGGGGCCTTGAAAGGTTGGCCTATTTTATTCCTCTTGGGCCCTCTAGCTTGCTTATTAACTTAAATCTTTTTTTCCCTATATTATTAATAATGCTTTTAGTTAAACTTTGGCATTTTCCAAAGCAGAAATTTGTTTTTATTCCTCTACTATTAGGCTTTTCTTTGAGTAGTTTTTTGCACACGTGGGGAAATTTATTTCAAGAAGCTGTCGTGGCAGATTATGGAAGAGACCTTGCGATTGGGCTAATACGTTTTATTATTTTGTTGATCGCTGGAAGGGTAATACCTTTCTTTTCCAGAAGTAAAATATCAAATATTAGTATTGATGTTCCTAATTGGCTAAACCTTCTTAGCTTAGCTTCTGTTTTGATGCTGGCCGTTTTATGGAATCAAGACAATCTTTCAGCTATTAACCTCGCAATTCTTATTATTGCTATTGTCTCAAATTGCTTTAGACAATATTTATGGCGTCCTTTAGCAACTATAAGCATTCCGATCCTCTTTATTCTGCACATAGGAATTGCACTAATTAATCTTGAGTTAATTCTACGATTTGTAGGTATTTTTAATATGCGTGTTAATGAGACAAATGCAGCCTTACATCTACTTCTTGCTGGGGGGCTAGCAGTCGTTGCAATAGGGATAATGACACGTGTTTCGCTAGGACATACTGGTCGATCAATTCAAGCAGATACTTGGACGAAGTTATCTTATCTACTAATCATAATTGGTGCACTAACACGTTCGTTAATTCCAATCATATCGTTACAGTATTATTTTACTAGTTTGTATGTGGCCGTATTATTTTGGTGTGGTGGGTTTGCTATTTTTCTTCTTAAGTACTTTAAAATTCTAATAGCACCAAGACCAGATGGAAGAGAGTATTAG
- a CDS encoding group 1 truncated hemoglobin — translation MTKLFERIGGREAVNAAVDVFYNKVLADERIRHFFEGIDMAAQRRKQIMFLTYAFGGPNTYDGKGMREAHEALVAQGLNDEHFNAVVENLGATLQELGVADELIKEAAAIAESTRADVLLK, via the coding sequence ATGACAAAGTTATTTGAAAGAATTGGTGGTAGAGAAGCAGTTAACGCAGCTGTCGATGTTTTTTATAATAAGGTTCTAGCTGATGAGCGCATTAGGCACTTTTTTGAAGGAATCGATATGGCCGCTCAAAGAAGAAAGCAAATTATGTTTTTAACTTATGCCTTTGGTGGTCCAAATACATATGATGGAAAGGGAATGAGAGAAGCTCACGAGGCCCTTGTTGCTCAAGGATTAAATGATGAGCATTTCAATGCCGTTGTTGAAAATCTTGGCGCTACTTTACAAGAGCTGGGTGTGGCAGATGAGCTAATTAAAGAAGCTGCAGCAATTGCTGAGTCGACTAGGGCCGACGTTCTTCTTAAGTAA
- a CDS encoding Rrf2 family transcriptional regulator: MLDLNGIKVNRKINMRLASFTDYSLRVLIYIALKGDERSTVAEIADKYKISRNHLVKVVHNLSSMGIIDSYKGKGGGITLSTAPGQIVIGNLVRQLEEDSPLVECFGNSGNCIINPTCKLKSALIIAQNKFYEALNEYTLDDLISNKAKLVEIFTADN; this comes from the coding sequence ATGCTAGACTTAAATGGTATTAAAGTAAACAGGAAAATTAATATGCGTTTGGCCAGTTTTACAGATTATAGTTTACGAGTACTTATATATATCGCTCTAAAGGGCGATGAACGCTCTACTGTAGCAGAGATAGCCGACAAGTATAAAATCTCAAGAAATCATCTTGTGAAAGTCGTTCACAATCTTTCCTCAATGGGAATCATTGACTCCTATAAAGGAAAAGGTGGAGGCATCACGCTTTCTACTGCACCTGGCCAAATAGTAATTGGAAACTTAGTACGCCAATTAGAAGAGGACTCTCCACTTGTTGAGTGCTTTGGTAATTCAGGAAATTGTATAATTAATCCAACTTGTAAGTTAAAGAGTGCACTGATAATTGCTCAAAATAAATTCTATGAAGCACTCAATGAATACACATTGGACGATCTTATTTCTAATAAAGCAAAATTAGTCGAAATCTTTACAGCGGACAATTAG
- a CDS encoding MerR family transcriptional regulator, protein MKIGDLSKQTGIPSSAIRYYEKMELLVPKRGDNGYRVYPVEAVELLKLIVQAKELGFSLSEIKSMAKVLASKNPNGRLRKQLEEKLTQLDEQIKVIRKFQKNIRGLLESNCPL, encoded by the coding sequence ATGAAAATAGGTGATTTATCTAAGCAGACGGGAATACCTTCATCGGCCATTCGTTATTATGAAAAGATGGAGCTTCTTGTTCCTAAAAGAGGTGATAATGGCTATCGAGTTTATCCTGTTGAAGCTGTCGAACTTTTAAAACTAATTGTGCAGGCAAAAGAGCTTGGTTTTTCACTTTCTGAAATTAAGTCAATGGCAAAAGTACTCGCCTCTAAAAATCCAAATGGTAGACTTCGAAAACAACTTGAAGAAAAATTAACTCAACTAGATGAGCAAATAAAAGTTATCAGAAAATTTCAAAAGAATATTAGGGGACTGTTAGAGTCTAATTGTCCGCTGTAA
- a CDS encoding MBL fold metallo-hydrolase: MKYFFTVLLAFNILAASEAPRFSIIQTGTAKTLEALIYEEGSLFKTMMVNHAGFLIENKGKYILFETGLGDDVHDQFALDMSWWAKPIFAYHKLDSIKDQIKDHYKIENIILSHAHWDHASGLIDYPEITTLVSEEEMHEVIHPTPNRTFPSQFKNIKTKAFKWKEEEYLSFHKYYDVFGDRNVIIVPLFGHTHGSLGIILNNAKDGKKYFFVGDAIWTTRQLSPLQNKPYLSSKLVDTDKAMARKKIEIVKLMQQKGYIIVPTHDFYVHESLGYYPKWN; the protein is encoded by the coding sequence GTGAAATATTTTTTTACAGTACTATTAGCATTTAATATTCTAGCGGCAAGTGAAGCTCCTCGCTTTTCAATTATTCAAACAGGCACAGCAAAGACATTAGAGGCCCTAATTTATGAAGAAGGTAGTCTTTTTAAAACAATGATGGTGAATCATGCCGGTTTTCTCATAGAGAATAAAGGTAAGTATATTCTTTTTGAAACTGGCCTAGGCGATGATGTGCATGATCAATTTGCACTCGATATGTCTTGGTGGGCAAAGCCTATATTTGCTTACCATAAGCTTGATTCAATTAAAGATCAAATCAAGGATCACTATAAGATTGAAAATATTATTCTTTCTCATGCTCATTGGGACCATGCTAGTGGCCTTATCGATTATCCAGAAATTACAACACTTGTAAGCGAAGAAGAAATGCATGAAGTAATTCACCCTACTCCAAATCGTACATTTCCTTCTCAATTTAAAAATATCAAAACAAAAGCTTTTAAATGGAAAGAAGAAGAATACCTTAGTTTTCACAAATACTATGATGTATTTGGGGACAGGAATGTCATAATTGTACCTCTTTTTGGACATACCCATGGCTCACTTGGAATTATTCTCAATAATGCTAAAGATGGTAAGAAGTATTTCTTTGTCGGCGATGCTATTTGGACAACAAGACAACTTAGTCCACTTCAAAACAAGCCCTATCTTTCTTCTAAGTTAGTTGATACAGACAAGGCGATGGCACGTAAGAAAATTGAGATCGTAAAACTAATGCAACAAAAAGGCTACATCATTGTACCAACACACGACTTCTACGTGCATGAATCACTTGGCTATTATCCAAAATGGAATTGA
- a CDS encoding trimeric intracellular cation channel family protein — protein MTNEFIYIDYLGTFAFAVTGASVGGKSKLDLFGMLFLAFLTAVGGGTVRDLIIAEPVFWTKNPIYLYIIIIATLSTFFMRKFYERQSSLLLFLDTLGLGFFVVIGTQKTLLLGFNNETSLLMGVVTAVLGGILRSAFSGELSILYQKELYATVAAISSVVFIILSQIDFDPLYPALAVMITTFVLRYGAIKFGLKLPTMKE, from the coding sequence ATGACAAATGAATTTATCTATATTGACTACCTTGGTACCTTTGCCTTCGCTGTTACAGGTGCTTCAGTTGGTGGAAAATCAAAGCTTGATCTATTTGGAATGCTATTCTTGGCCTTCCTAACTGCTGTTGGGGGAGGTACGGTAAGAGACCTTATTATAGCTGAGCCTGTTTTTTGGACTAAGAACCCAATTTATCTTTATATCATTATCATTGCAACTCTCTCGACTTTTTTCATGAGAAAGTTTTATGAGCGCCAAAGTTCATTACTATTATTTCTGGATACACTAGGACTTGGTTTCTTCGTTGTAATTGGAACTCAAAAGACTTTGCTTTTGGGATTTAATAATGAAACGTCATTATTGATGGGAGTTGTGACTGCAGTGCTAGGAGGGATCTTACGATCGGCATTCAGCGGAGAATTATCAATTCTCTATCAGAAGGAACTATATGCGACAGTAGCTGCGATTTCGTCTGTCGTCTTCATCATTCTTTCTCAAATTGATTTTGATCCTCTATACCCAGCGCTGGCAGTAATGATCACAACATTTGTTCTAAGGTATGGTGCTATTAAATTTGGCTTGAAGCTCCCAACGATGAAAGAATAG
- a CDS encoding carbon starvation protein A → MLIFIICLLMLAFAYKFYSPFVEKQAGIDSQNLTPVKKFEDGVDYVEVSPTKAFLIQFLNIAGVGPIFGPILGAIYGPIALVWIVLGNIIGGSVHDFYSGVLSIKEDGKSLPEIAGHYLNTYFKAIMLLFTAMLLFFVGVVFIMSPAGLISNLDAFKDTMFASNNFWVLVILAYYLLATLLPIDKIITKFYPLFGLLMVVMTVLIAISLILHAPMLPKIENIFAYISHSHINYELLNRDPNGPPVWPLLFVTITCGAISGFHSTQAPIIARCLGNEKYVRPVYYGAMLAEGVVACVWALAGISAFPEGYVQLKAVIAQGGPGLVVKQISSTYLGALGGVMAVLAVAVFPITSGDTAFRSLRLTIIDAFNIHQSIRNRLLVSIPILTVAYFMTKIDFSLIWRYFAFSNMLLSTSVLWLATKYLFDRKAIHWIVSLPAIVGTAVTISYILTAPIGVNLSKEQAQPIGVIVGIICLIILIVFHRKKYSLKAQV, encoded by the coding sequence GTGCTTATTTTTATCATTTGTCTTTTGATGCTTGCTTTTGCTTATAAATTCTATAGCCCATTTGTTGAAAAACAAGCAGGTATCGACTCTCAGAATCTAACACCAGTTAAAAAATTTGAAGATGGTGTTGATTATGTTGAAGTATCACCTACAAAGGCGTTCCTAATTCAATTTCTAAATATCGCGGGAGTTGGCCCTATTTTTGGACCAATTCTAGGTGCTATTTATGGACCTATCGCACTCGTTTGGATTGTATTGGGAAATATCATTGGAGGCTCTGTCCATGACTTCTACTCGGGAGTACTTAGTATTAAGGAGGATGGAAAAAGTTTACCTGAAATAGCAGGTCACTATTTAAACACATACTTCAAAGCGATCATGCTACTTTTTACAGCAATGCTCCTCTTCTTTGTTGGTGTTGTATTTATCATGAGCCCCGCCGGCCTAATCAGCAATCTCGATGCCTTTAAAGACACGATGTTTGCCAGTAATAACTTCTGGGTACTAGTCATTCTCGCTTACTATCTACTAGCGACACTACTTCCTATCGATAAAATTATTACAAAATTTTATCCATTATTTGGTCTATTAATGGTTGTAATGACCGTCTTGATAGCAATTTCATTAATTCTTCACGCACCAATGTTACCAAAAATAGAGAATATCTTTGCATACATATCGCATTCACATATTAACTATGAATTATTAAACAGAGATCCTAATGGACCCCCTGTATGGCCACTCTTATTCGTGACAATTACTTGTGGTGCAATTAGTGGATTTCATTCAACACAAGCTCCAATCATTGCAAGATGTCTTGGAAATGAAAAATATGTAAGGCCAGTTTACTATGGAGCGATGTTAGCTGAAGGTGTTGTGGCATGTGTTTGGGCCCTTGCCGGAATATCTGCGTTTCCAGAAGGTTACGTACAACTAAAGGCCGTTATTGCACAAGGTGGTCCAGGGCTAGTCGTGAAACAGATCTCCTCAACATACCTAGGTGCTCTTGGTGGTGTTATGGCCGTTTTGGCGGTTGCAGTCTTCCCTATAACTTCAGGAGATACTGCATTTCGCTCATTAAGATTAACGATTATTGATGCATTTAATATTCATCAAAGCATAAGGAATCGACTATTGGTTTCAATACCAATTCTAACTGTCGCCTACTTTATGACAAAAATCGACTTCTCTCTTATTTGGCGCTACTTTGCCTTTTCAAATATGCTCTTATCAACAAGTGTTCTCTGGCTTGCAACGAAGTATTTATTTGATCGCAAAGCAATACACTGGATAGTTAGCTTACCAGCAATTGTTGGAACGGCAGTTACAATTTCATATATTCTGACTGCTCCTATAGGAGTTAATCTTTCAAAAGAGCAGGCCCAGCCAATTGGAGTTATAGTTGGAATCATTTGCTTAATTATCCTTATCGTTTTTCATCGTAAGAAATACTCACTTAAGGCCCAAGTATGA
- a CDS encoding carbon-nitrogen hydrolase family protein, whose amino-acid sequence MKVKKLAIVQLPPVFLNLTKSIEIACDSITEAAREGAQLVMFPEAYLPGYPSWVWRLRPGGDMLMFKELHHVLFKNSIDLSKNQLSDIQETAKKKNVTVAIGFNEINSEASGSTLFNSYAIIGPDGEILNLHRKLIPTNPERMVWGWGDARGLNVVDTPAGKIGSLICWENYMPLSRFSLYAQGVEVYLAPTWDCGESWLGTLKHIAREGGCWVAGCSTAIQCCDIPDDVPFKDDVFPEPDDWLSDGDAVLFKPFGGAVAGPMSREKGILYAEYDLEEVIDARRSLDIGGHYSRPDIFNLTVDKSKMDSFHLKKAS is encoded by the coding sequence ATGAAAGTGAAAAAACTTGCAATCGTTCAGCTTCCACCTGTATTTTTAAATTTAACGAAATCAATCGAAATAGCTTGTGATTCTATCACTGAAGCAGCTAGAGAAGGCGCTCAGCTAGTCATGTTCCCTGAGGCATATTTACCAGGTTATCCTTCTTGGGTATGGCGGCTTCGACCTGGTGGAGATATGCTGATGTTTAAAGAACTTCACCATGTTCTTTTTAAAAACTCAATTGATCTCTCTAAAAATCAACTATCAGATATTCAAGAAACAGCTAAGAAGAAAAACGTAACCGTTGCAATTGGCTTTAATGAAATTAACTCTGAAGCAAGTGGCTCAACACTATTTAATTCATATGCCATTATTGGCCCAGATGGTGAAATTCTAAATCTACATCGAAAGTTAATTCCAACTAACCCTGAACGCATGGTTTGGGGCTGGGGAGATGCTCGTGGCCTAAATGTTGTGGATACTCCGGCCGGAAAAATTGGAAGCCTCATATGTTGGGAAAATTATATGCCACTTTCTCGCTTTAGTTTATATGCCCAAGGGGTCGAGGTTTACTTGGCCCCAACTTGGGACTGTGGGGAATCTTGGCTTGGAACTCTTAAGCATATAGCTAGAGAGGGAGGCTGCTGGGTCGCAGGATGTTCTACAGCTATTCAATGTTGTGATATTCCTGATGATGTACCTTTTAAAGATGATGTTTTCCCAGAGCCTGATGATTGGTTATCTGATGGTGATGCTGTTTTATTTAAACCTTTTGGAGGTGCCGTTGCTGGTCCAATGTCACGGGAAAAAGGAATTCTTTATGCAGAATATGATTTAGAGGAAGTTATTGATGCAAGAAGATCTCTTGATATTGGAGGTCATTATTCTCGACCAGACATTTTTAATTTAACAGTAGATAAAAGCAAAATGGATTCATTTCATTTGAAAAAAGCAAGTTAG
- a CDS encoding host attachment protein: MHRSWVVVASKSNARIYERKKRNTLKLIKSLENPRIKLKEGEVNSDRHGSMANSSAHGYQSFTPKKTNKQHREELFAKEINQFLNQNHDKHNFDELVIVAENSFLGVIRNNLNSKLNKQVSNYLNKDLGNLPDSEIEKIMAA, encoded by the coding sequence ATGCATCGATCATGGGTTGTTGTTGCAAGCAAGTCTAATGCACGTATTTATGAGCGAAAAAAAAGAAATACCTTAAAGCTTATTAAATCCCTTGAAAATCCTAGGATTAAATTAAAAGAGGGAGAGGTGAATTCGGACCGCCATGGCTCAATGGCCAATAGTAGTGCTCACGGTTATCAATCTTTTACACCTAAGAAAACAAATAAGCAGCATCGTGAAGAATTATTTGCAAAAGAGATTAATCAGTTCTTAAATCAAAATCATGATAAGCATAATTTTGATGAGCTTGTGATAGTAGCGGAGAACTCTTTTTTAGGAGTGATAAGAAATAACTTGAATAGCAAGTTGAATAAGCAGGTTAGCAATTATTTAAATAAGGACCTCGGAAACTTGCCTGATAGTGAAATTGAAAAAATTATGGCCGCTTAG
- the rlmF gene encoding 23S rRNA (adenine(1618)-N(6))-methyltransferase RlmF, translated as MKTDNKELHPRNLHNKSYDFNALIKSFPTLESYVKANQYGNQSVNFSDAGALLCLNQALLAHYYKVTNWSVPQGNLVPPIPGRVDYIHYIADLLAEDNNGKVPVGPKIKGLDIGTGTSCIYPILGNSIYGWKFVGSDISSEAINHANTILKANSSLKKNIKARFQKSPQHIFKELIKSDEKFDFTMCNPPFYSSQEEADKERAKKLKNLNANKIKKGHNPTAKSNFGGVKNELWCEGGEKAFVTNMIQESVEFKQQCHWFTTLISQKENLVDLNKELKRQGVSDSRVIEMIHGHKIAHILAWKF; from the coding sequence ATGAAAACAGATAACAAAGAACTACATCCAAGAAATCTTCACAACAAGAGCTATGATTTTAATGCTTTAATAAAGAGCTTTCCGACTCTTGAAAGTTATGTAAAAGCAAATCAATACGGAAATCAAAGTGTAAACTTCTCTGATGCTGGAGCACTTTTATGTCTTAATCAGGCACTTTTAGCTCATTACTATAAAGTGACTAATTGGAGTGTTCCCCAAGGAAATCTTGTACCGCCTATTCCAGGACGAGTCGACTATATTCATTATATTGCCGACCTTTTAGCAGAGGACAATAATGGAAAAGTTCCAGTTGGTCCAAAAATAAAAGGACTAGATATTGGAACTGGAACGAGTTGTATCTACCCTATTCTTGGTAATAGTATCTATGGTTGGAAATTTGTTGGAAGTGATATTAGCTCTGAAGCAATAAATCATGCCAATACAATTCTTAAAGCAAATTCATCTTTAAAAAAGAATATTAAGGCACGCTTTCAAAAATCACCTCAACATATCTTTAAAGAACTAATTAAAAGTGATGAGAAGTTTGATTTTACGATGTGTAATCCACCTTTTTATTCATCACAAGAAGAAGCCGATAAAGAGAGAGCTAAGAAGCTTAAAAATCTGAATGCAAACAAAATCAAGAAAGGACATAACCCCACGGCAAAATCGAATTTTGGTGGAGTAAAAAATGAGCTCTGGTGTGAAGGTGGAGAGAAAGCATTTGTCACAAATATGATTCAAGAAAGTGTTGAATTTAAGCAACAATGTCACTGGTTTACGACTCTTATTTCTCAAAAAGAGAATCTAGTTGATTTAAATAAAGAGCTTAAGAGACAAGGTGTAAGCGATAGTCGAGTTATTGAAATGATTCATGGACACAAGATTGCTCATATTCTTGCTTGGAAATTTTAG
- a CDS encoding nucleotide pyrophosphohydrolase: MKSINVEKINSEVSKFISERDWDQFHSIKNLAMALSVETSELVEIFQWLKECESNDIASNSILKEKLEDEIADIFVYLMRIAIKADIDIEEVTLRKIQKNAKKYPIEKAKGSAKKYTEL, encoded by the coding sequence ATGAAATCGATTAATGTTGAAAAGATAAACTCTGAAGTAAGTAAATTTATAAGTGAGAGAGATTGGGATCAATTTCACTCAATTAAAAATTTAGCAATGGCACTTAGTGTGGAGACTTCTGAACTTGTGGAAATCTTTCAATGGCTAAAGGAATGCGAATCCAATGATATTGCTTCTAATTCAATTCTCAAAGAAAAGCTAGAGGATGAGATTGCTGATATCTTTGTTTACCTGATGAGAATTGCAATTAAGGCCGATATTGATATTGAAGAGGTGACTCTTAGAAAAATACAAAAGAATGCGAAGAAATATCCAATTGAAAAAGCGAAGGGCTCAGCAAAGAAATATACTGAGCTCTAA